Proteins encoded in a region of the Vibrio sp. CB1-14 genome:
- the proV gene encoding glycine betaine/L-proline ABC transporter ATP-binding protein ProV, whose product MDPILEVKGLYKVFGENPERAFSLIDKEVDKESIFEQTGLTVGVNDVSLSINEGEIFVIMGLSGSGKSTLVRLLNRLIEPTKGSVYLKGKDIAHISEEELREVRRNNISMVFQNFALMPHMTVIENAAFGLELAGVESDKRNRSALSALERVGLDTYAESYPDELSGGMKQRVGLARALACDPDILLMDEAFSALDPLIRTEMQDELIRLQNDDKRTIVFISHDLDEAMRIGDRIAIMQNGDVVQVGTPDEILHNPANDYVEAFFRGVNVASVLTAKDIARKKPAAMFRKSEHDEPGSAMQLLMDHDRDFGIVVDKASNYSGIVSLDSLRLAYKEQRSLASAQLEESVTLQPNQPVNDVLGVVASVPYPVPVVDDMGNYFGVITKSRLLQTLDKD is encoded by the coding sequence ATGGATCCCATTCTGGAAGTTAAGGGACTGTATAAAGTGTTTGGGGAGAACCCGGAAAGGGCATTCTCACTCATAGACAAAGAAGTTGATAAAGAAAGCATCTTTGAGCAGACAGGTCTAACCGTTGGCGTAAATGATGTGTCTCTTTCGATTAATGAAGGTGAGATCTTCGTCATCATGGGGCTTTCTGGCTCAGGCAAGTCTACCCTTGTTCGACTTCTTAACCGTTTGATCGAACCCACCAAAGGCAGTGTCTACCTAAAAGGTAAAGACATAGCGCATATCTCTGAAGAAGAGCTACGAGAAGTTCGCCGCAATAACATCTCGATGGTTTTTCAAAACTTTGCTCTTATGCCTCACATGACCGTCATTGAAAATGCGGCGTTTGGTCTGGAACTTGCTGGCGTCGAGTCTGATAAACGAAATCGTTCTGCATTGTCAGCGCTTGAACGCGTAGGTCTTGATACTTATGCTGAATCTTACCCTGACGAACTGTCTGGAGGTATGAAGCAGCGTGTCGGATTGGCTCGTGCACTGGCGTGTGACCCAGATATTCTACTAATGGACGAGGCATTTTCCGCTCTCGACCCTCTTATTCGTACTGAAATGCAAGACGAACTTATCCGTCTGCAGAACGATGACAAACGCACCATTGTATTTATTTCACATGACTTAGATGAAGCTATGCGCATTGGGGATCGTATTGCCATCATGCAAAATGGTGATGTGGTACAAGTGGGCACCCCGGATGAAATCCTTCATAATCCAGCCAATGATTACGTGGAAGCCTTCTTTAGAGGTGTGAACGTAGCCAGCGTCCTGACCGCCAAAGACATTGCCCGTAAGAAACCTGCTGCTATGTTCAGAAAATCTGAACACGATGAGCCTGGTTCTGCAATGCAACTTCTAATGGATCATGATCGTGATTTCGGCATTGTTGTCGATAAAGCGTCGAACTATTCAGGCATAGTGTCACTCGACTCATTGCGCTTAGCCTACAAAGAGCAGCGCTCTTTGGCGAGTGCGCAGCTTGAGGAATCGGTAACTCTTCAGCCGAATCAACCAGTGAATGATGTATTAGGCGTTGTGGCAAGCGTTCCATACCCAGTTCCAGTGGTAGATGATATGGGCAATTATTTTGGTGTTATAACCAAGTCACGTCTATTACAAACACTGGATAAGGATTAG
- a CDS encoding DeoR/GlpR family transcriptional regulator, translated as MKAIKRHQEIIELVTTHGYVSTEDLVEKFHVSPQTIRRDLNELADANKIKRNHGGATIVTSSENSSYQSRKVSSQAEKERIAAQLVKHIPNGATLFIDIGTTPEAIAKALLVEHSDLRIVTNNINVASMLMHKESFRVILAGGEVRGRDGGVTGESTIDFVAQFRLDFGILGISGIDYDGSLLDFDYHEVRVKRAIIENSRSVLLGVDHSKFGRNAMVKLGGIEEVDLVISDMKPPKEICNVLKDNEINVEIA; from the coding sequence TTGAAAGCGATAAAAAGACATCAGGAAATCATTGAATTGGTGACCACGCATGGCTACGTCAGCACGGAAGATTTGGTTGAAAAGTTTCATGTGAGTCCACAGACGATTCGTCGAGACTTAAACGAATTGGCGGATGCGAACAAAATCAAACGTAATCACGGTGGGGCAACCATTGTGACCAGCTCTGAAAATTCGTCCTACCAAAGCCGCAAAGTCTCCAGTCAGGCAGAGAAAGAGCGGATTGCTGCGCAGCTCGTCAAACACATACCGAATGGTGCCACACTGTTTATCGATATCGGTACCACGCCAGAGGCCATTGCTAAAGCGCTATTGGTTGAACACAGTGACTTGCGTATTGTGACCAACAATATCAACGTTGCATCGATGTTGATGCACAAAGAAAGCTTCCGTGTCATCTTAGCAGGAGGTGAAGTTCGTGGTCGCGATGGCGGCGTCACAGGAGAGTCGACCATTGATTTCGTGGCTCAGTTTAGACTCGATTTTGGTATTTTAGGTATTAGTGGCATTGATTATGATGGCTCACTATTGGATTTCGATTACCATGAAGTTCGAGTAAAACGCGCGATCATTGAAAACAGTCGGAGCGTTTTGTTGGGAGTCGACCACAGTAAGTTTGGTCGCAATGCGATGGTGAAACTGGGTGGTATCGAAGAAGTCGACTTGGTCATCTCTGATATGAAACCACCAAAAGAGATCTGCAATGTTCTGAAAGATAATGAGATTAACGTCGAAATTGCTTAG
- the glpC gene encoding anaerobic glycerol-3-phosphate dehydrogenase subunit GlpC → MAVASLNGDEQTKTFENCIKCTVCTVYCPVAKANPEYPGSKQCGPDGERLRLKSPEFFDDVLKLCTNCKRCETACPSGVRIGDIIASARGKHGRKPLSLTTARDFVLSHTDLFGSLATPFAPIVNKLTEQSLVKKAMHHTIQVHDHKSLPKYSHGTFRRWYKKHVADQSQYRRQISYFHGCYVNYNDHSVGQNFIRVMNAMNIGVQLLEREKCCGVPLIANGFHAKAKKNAELNVSQLEKALESRSESVISTSSTCAFTLQEEYPHVLDVDNQKVADKVHLFSRFMFGEWREGNIPKMKPLNKRIVYHTPCHLERSGDHIFTIELLKMIPGLEVQVLDSECCGLAGTYGYKRENYDVSMKIGHGLFEKIDHSQADLAVSDCETCRWQIEENTGLSCVHPLSLIVEALE, encoded by the coding sequence ATCGCCGTCGCTAGCCTTAATGGTGATGAGCAAACGAAAACCTTTGAGAACTGCATTAAGTGCACGGTGTGTACCGTCTATTGTCCAGTCGCAAAAGCCAACCCTGAATACCCTGGATCCAAACAATGTGGCCCTGATGGAGAGCGTTTGAGACTGAAAAGCCCAGAGTTTTTTGATGATGTACTTAAGCTCTGTACTAACTGCAAGCGCTGTGAAACTGCTTGTCCCTCTGGGGTGCGTATTGGCGACATTATTGCTTCCGCGCGAGGAAAGCATGGACGCAAACCGCTGAGTCTGACAACGGCAAGAGATTTCGTCCTGAGCCATACTGATCTGTTTGGTAGCTTAGCCACTCCGTTTGCCCCTATTGTAAATAAGCTAACCGAGCAAAGCCTCGTGAAAAAGGCCATGCACCATACGATTCAAGTGCATGATCATAAGTCTTTACCTAAGTATTCACATGGTACTTTCCGTCGTTGGTACAAAAAACACGTCGCCGATCAAAGCCAATATCGCCGGCAAATCAGCTATTTTCATGGTTGCTACGTTAACTATAACGATCATAGTGTTGGCCAAAACTTCATCCGTGTTATGAACGCGATGAACATTGGTGTCCAACTATTAGAGCGAGAGAAGTGTTGTGGAGTGCCCTTGATTGCCAACGGTTTTCACGCCAAAGCAAAGAAAAACGCAGAGCTTAATGTAAGTCAGTTGGAGAAAGCGTTAGAGAGCCGCTCTGAGTCGGTGATCTCAACGTCGTCGACCTGTGCGTTTACCTTACAAGAAGAGTATCCCCATGTACTCGATGTCGATAACCAGAAGGTTGCTGACAAAGTACATCTATTTAGCCGCTTTATGTTCGGTGAGTGGCGTGAGGGCAACATACCAAAAATGAAGCCACTGAATAAGCGTATTGTGTATCACACACCTTGCCACTTGGAGCGTAGCGGTGACCATATCTTTACTATTGAGCTTCTAAAAATGATCCCAGGTCTGGAAGTGCAAGTGCTAGATAGTGAGTGCTGCGGCTTGGCCGGAACTTATGGTTACAAGCGCGAAAACTACGATGTATCAATGAAGATAGGTCACGGCTTATTTGAGAAAATTGATCACTCACAGGCCGATTTGGCGGTTTCTGATTGCGAAACTTGTCGTTGGCAAATCGAAGAGAATACTGGGTTATCTTGTGTACATCCTTTGAGTCTCATTGTGGAAGCACTTGAATGA
- the glpA gene encoding anaerobic glycerol-3-phosphate dehydrogenase subunit A has protein sequence MKAIARYQTEVIVIGGGATGSGIMRDCALRGIDCILLERDDLASGTTGRNHGLLHSGARYAVTDPDSAMECIAENRILKSIASHCIEDTGGMFITLPEDELSFQDEFVAACDVAGIETERMTTKEALLFEPNANPAMLGAIKVPDGTIDPFRLCASNVLDAKERGARLFSHCAVTSLIREGDRVIGVNAFNTRTQLPFEVFGQEVINAAGIWGQTICEYADLSVKMFPAKGSLLILDYRINNRVINRCRKPADADILVPGDTISLIGTTSEHIDYDQIDDLRVSADEVDILLEEGAKLAPIMSQSRVLRAYAGVRPLVSLSEDTSGRNISRGIVLVDHAEFDGLHGFTTITGGKLMTYRLMAQMATDSVAKKLGNTIPCITHTTPLPGSYSAPTPAKKTASIAKPVYHSAIDRHGERALAFLSDDQASQSVICECEMVTAGEIEYAVKALDVHNLVDLRRRTRLGMGPCQGEMCSYRAASLLADYGNFSGYEVGEMLHDFLEERWKGTKPVLWGDALREAEFSYWIYQGLFGAGDFELKQDDVNHYETKQETDKEVEAEQ, from the coding sequence ATGAAAGCAATAGCTCGATATCAAACAGAGGTGATTGTCATAGGAGGCGGTGCAACAGGATCTGGCATTATGCGGGACTGCGCATTGCGGGGCATTGATTGTATTTTGCTCGAGCGAGATGACTTGGCCTCTGGTACAACTGGCAGAAATCATGGTTTATTGCATTCTGGTGCTCGTTACGCTGTCACTGATCCTGATTCTGCAATGGAGTGTATTGCTGAAAATCGCATCTTAAAGTCCATTGCCTCACACTGTATTGAAGACACTGGTGGTATGTTCATCACGCTTCCAGAAGATGAGCTCTCCTTTCAAGACGAGTTCGTTGCAGCGTGCGATGTTGCCGGAATCGAAACCGAGCGAATGACAACCAAAGAAGCGTTACTGTTTGAGCCTAACGCCAATCCAGCAATGCTCGGCGCGATTAAAGTACCAGACGGCACCATTGACCCATTTAGATTGTGTGCTTCAAACGTACTCGATGCCAAAGAGAGAGGCGCTAGGCTATTTAGCCATTGTGCTGTGACATCTCTCATCCGAGAAGGGGATCGAGTCATTGGTGTTAATGCTTTCAATACACGCACTCAGTTACCGTTTGAGGTGTTTGGGCAAGAGGTCATCAATGCTGCTGGTATTTGGGGACAGACAATATGTGAGTATGCGGATCTCAGCGTAAAAATGTTCCCAGCTAAAGGATCTCTTCTGATACTCGACTACCGCATCAATAACCGAGTCATCAATCGTTGCCGCAAACCGGCGGATGCCGATATTTTGGTACCTGGCGACACCATTTCTCTCATCGGAACCACATCCGAACATATCGATTACGACCAAATAGACGATCTTCGCGTGAGTGCCGATGAAGTCGATATTCTACTGGAGGAAGGTGCAAAGCTTGCGCCAATTATGAGCCAAAGCCGGGTGCTACGTGCTTATGCGGGTGTCAGACCTTTAGTTTCACTCAGTGAAGACACTAGCGGGCGTAATATCAGCCGCGGCATCGTTCTTGTTGATCACGCGGAGTTTGACGGCCTGCATGGCTTTACCACTATTACTGGCGGCAAGCTAATGACATATAGGCTCATGGCGCAAATGGCGACCGACAGCGTCGCGAAAAAGCTTGGCAACACCATTCCTTGTATCACGCACACCACACCTTTGCCTGGCTCTTATAGTGCCCCAACTCCTGCTAAGAAAACCGCAAGTATCGCAAAGCCTGTTTATCACTCTGCGATTGATCGACATGGAGAGCGGGCACTGGCGTTTTTATCTGATGACCAAGCCAGCCAGTCTGTGATTTGTGAGTGTGAGATGGTCACTGCAGGTGAAATTGAATACGCGGTAAAAGCGTTGGATGTGCATAACCTCGTCGATTTACGTCGAAGAACAAGGTTGGGAATGGGGCCATGTCAGGGCGAAATGTGCAGCTATCGAGCAGCCAGTCTATTGGCCGACTACGGTAACTTTTCGGGGTACGAAGTTGGAGAGATGCTGCATGACTTTCTTGAAGAGCGCTGGAAGGGCACCAAACCTGTACTTTGGGGCGATGCTCTGCGGGAGGCGGAATTTAGCTACTGGATATATCAAGGCTTATTTGGGGCCGGGGATTTTGAGCTCAAACAAGATGATGTGAATCACTACGAAACGAAACAAGAGACAGATAAGGAAGTGGAGGCTGAGCAATGA
- the proX gene encoding glycine betaine/L-proline ABC transporter substrate-binding protein ProX, whose protein sequence is MSNSWKSVLTASTLATITIAGQAVAAALPGEGVSIQPVQSTVAEETFQTSIVNRALEELGYDVQLTKEVDYNVAYTSVAKGDATFLAVGWFPLHVDKYNMSGGDDKFYREGVYVSGAAQGYLIDKKTADKYNITNIAQLSDPKIAALFDANGDGKADLTGCNPGWGCELVIEEQLSAYKLSDTVTHNQGNYAAIIADTISRYKKGDPVLYYTWTPYWVSGVLVPGRDVVWLEVPFSALPGDRKSVDTALSNGKNYGFEMNSMRIVANKEFAQSNPAAAKLFEIIKLNINDVSAQNMMMSQGKGSPADIEAHVNGWIKANQKQFDAWVAEAKKAAM, encoded by the coding sequence ATGAGTAATTCATGGAAGAGTGTGCTGACTGCGAGTACATTGGCGACTATTACTATTGCAGGTCAAGCTGTTGCTGCAGCGTTACCAGGTGAAGGTGTGTCTATTCAGCCTGTACAATCGACAGTGGCAGAAGAAACGTTCCAAACTTCTATCGTAAACCGGGCTCTTGAAGAGCTTGGCTACGATGTTCAGCTAACTAAAGAAGTGGACTACAACGTTGCTTATACTTCTGTTGCTAAAGGTGATGCGACGTTTCTTGCTGTTGGCTGGTTCCCACTTCACGTTGATAAGTACAACATGTCCGGTGGTGATGATAAGTTTTACCGTGAAGGAGTGTACGTGAGCGGTGCGGCTCAAGGCTACCTAATCGATAAGAAGACCGCAGATAAATACAACATTACCAATATTGCTCAGCTATCTGATCCAAAAATTGCTGCACTATTTGATGCGAACGGTGATGGTAAGGCCGATTTGACAGGCTGTAATCCTGGCTGGGGCTGTGAGTTAGTTATTGAAGAACAGTTAAGTGCGTATAAACTTAGCGATACCGTGACACATAATCAGGGCAACTATGCCGCTATTATCGCTGATACTATTTCACGTTACAAAAAGGGTGACCCAGTGTTGTACTACACTTGGACTCCATATTGGGTGAGTGGTGTGCTAGTTCCAGGTAGAGACGTAGTATGGCTTGAAGTGCCATTCTCCGCACTTCCTGGTGACCGTAAAAGCGTTGATACCGCACTATCAAATGGCAAGAACTATGGGTTTGAAATGAATTCAATGCGCATAGTAGCCAACAAAGAGTTCGCACAGAGCAACCCGGCGGCAGCTAAGCTATTTGAAATCATCAAGCTCAACATCAACGATGTGAGTGCTCAAAACATGATGATGAGTCAAGGTAAGGGCAGCCCTGCTGATATCGAAGCGCACGTAAACGGTTGGATCAAAGCGAATCAAAAACAGTTTGATGCTTGGGTAGCAGAAGCGAAAAAAGCAGCAATGTAA
- the proW gene encoding glycine betaine/L-proline ABC transporter permease ProW translates to MSSEQNNNDPWVQTAQPASDPWADTSQSQSDPWAQGGEVAPATEWLTSEAVEEKQFDVLNPFQDAVLPLDNWVESGLNWLVEHGRPVFQAIRVPIDFILMSFETALVSTPAPFMLLILFLLAWQFSNLKLGVSTLVSLIFIGLIGAWSEAMTTLSLVLTSVFFCLLIGLPVGIWLARSETAAKFIRPILDAMQTTPAFVYLVPIVMLFGIGNVPGVVVTIIFALPPVIRLTILGIQQVPEDLIEAGHSFGASKKQMLYRIQLPLALPTIMAGVNQTLMLSLSMVVIASMIAVGGLGQMVLRGIGRLDMGLAAVGGLGIVILAILLDRITQVLGVNAGNTKSRWYQSGPISYFYKLKTKNVISNQSIRRTTNE, encoded by the coding sequence ATGTCATCTGAACAAAACAATAACGATCCTTGGGTGCAGACAGCACAGCCAGCAAGTGATCCGTGGGCCGATACTTCACAATCTCAAAGCGACCCATGGGCGCAAGGCGGCGAAGTAGCCCCTGCGACCGAATGGCTTACATCAGAAGCTGTTGAAGAAAAGCAATTTGATGTGCTTAATCCTTTCCAGGATGCGGTATTGCCTCTAGATAATTGGGTGGAATCTGGTTTGAACTGGCTGGTCGAGCATGGTAGGCCTGTATTTCAAGCCATTCGAGTTCCTATCGACTTTATCTTGATGTCATTTGAGACTGCGCTGGTATCAACACCCGCGCCATTCATGCTGCTCATTTTATTCTTGTTAGCGTGGCAGTTCTCAAATCTGAAGCTCGGTGTATCAACTTTGGTATCACTGATCTTTATCGGCTTAATTGGTGCTTGGTCTGAAGCTATGACCACGTTATCTCTAGTGCTTACTTCCGTATTCTTCTGTTTGCTTATAGGACTCCCGGTCGGGATATGGTTAGCGCGCAGTGAAACGGCTGCAAAGTTTATTCGACCGATTCTCGATGCTATGCAAACCACGCCAGCATTCGTGTATTTGGTACCTATCGTTATGCTGTTTGGTATTGGTAACGTCCCAGGGGTAGTGGTGACGATAATCTTCGCTTTACCACCTGTTATACGATTAACCATTCTAGGTATCCAACAAGTGCCAGAAGACCTGATAGAAGCAGGTCACTCGTTTGGAGCGAGTAAAAAGCAAATGTTATATCGCATTCAATTACCTTTAGCATTGCCAACTATCATGGCCGGTGTAAACCAAACTCTGATGTTATCATTATCCATGGTAGTCATTGCCTCGATGATTGCAGTAGGCGGTTTGGGGCAAATGGTACTGCGTGGAATCGGCCGTCTTGATATGGGCTTAGCTGCTGTGGGCGGCTTAGGCATCGTTATTCTAGCCATTTTGCTTGACCGTATCACTCAGGTTCTTGGCGTCAATGCGGGTAACACTAAATCACGATGGTACCAGAGCGGACCAATCTCATACTTTTACAAACTTAAAACCAAAAACGTTATATCGAATCAATCTATTAGGAGAACGACCAATGAGTAA
- the glpB gene encoding glycerol-3-phosphate dehydrogenase subunit GlpB → MIDYDVVVIGGGLAGFSSALRCIERGLKTAVVSHGQSAMHFSSGSIDVLSHSPITGEAVSNPFNEIAELAKTSSLHPYAKLGEKRVFESLSWFQQLMSKHGLPLIHQDSLDNHYRISSLGTLKSTWLSQPYVWQLDQKFAALNQIERVILVSIEGFRDFQPEIAKAKLASLPMFADKELLTVKITLDTSGIAQRNCHEFRSIDVSRLLRQEADFKNFCSQLRQVATPNDLVLMPSILGNGDGLVLMEKLASETHLKFHEVPTMPPSLLGIRIEDTLRRAFIEAGGALHVGDEVTHGVFKQNGDQLSLACLYTRKMRTVPINTKHVVLASGSFFSKGLKAEHHKVSEPIFDLDIEDIGGRESWYSKHFFSHKSHPFMNFGVSTNRELKPLKAHQCIDNVYCAGSILAHYDPIAHGCGGGVAISTGFHVADAIAESQVLACYLQKLSHSQQPNQSPKKGALV, encoded by the coding sequence ATGATTGATTATGATGTGGTTGTCATTGGTGGCGGCCTTGCAGGGTTTAGCAGCGCTTTAAGATGCATTGAGCGTGGACTCAAAACCGCCGTGGTTTCTCATGGTCAAAGTGCAATGCATTTTTCATCTGGCTCTATCGATGTGCTGAGTCATTCGCCAATAACTGGCGAAGCAGTGAGCAATCCTTTTAATGAAATTGCTGAGCTTGCTAAGACTTCGTCTTTACATCCTTACGCAAAGTTAGGTGAGAAACGGGTCTTCGAGTCACTCAGCTGGTTTCAACAGTTGATGAGCAAGCATGGGCTGCCTTTGATACATCAAGATTCATTGGATAATCACTATCGAATCAGCAGCCTAGGCACACTAAAGTCCACATGGTTATCTCAACCTTACGTATGGCAACTTGATCAGAAATTTGCGGCTCTCAATCAGATTGAACGAGTAATCTTAGTCTCGATTGAAGGTTTCCGAGATTTCCAGCCGGAGATTGCCAAAGCCAAGTTGGCGAGTTTACCAATGTTCGCTGACAAAGAGCTGCTCACAGTAAAAATCACGCTTGATACATCAGGTATAGCTCAAAGAAATTGCCACGAATTTCGTTCTATTGATGTGTCTCGGCTGCTGCGTCAAGAGGCTGACTTTAAGAACTTTTGTTCCCAGCTTAGGCAAGTTGCCACGCCGAACGATTTGGTACTAATGCCTTCAATCCTTGGCAATGGAGATGGCTTAGTACTGATGGAAAAACTGGCCTCTGAAACACATCTGAAGTTTCATGAAGTGCCCACTATGCCGCCGTCCCTTTTGGGTATACGAATCGAAGACACGTTAAGACGAGCATTTATTGAAGCGGGTGGTGCACTTCATGTTGGCGACGAGGTGACGCACGGTGTGTTTAAGCAAAACGGTGACCAGCTTTCGCTTGCGTGTTTGTATACTCGAAAAATGCGAACTGTACCTATCAATACGAAGCATGTGGTGCTGGCATCAGGGAGCTTCTTTAGCAAAGGCCTGAAAGCGGAGCATCATAAGGTGAGCGAGCCTATCTTTGATTTAGATATTGAAGACATCGGTGGGCGGGAATCATGGTATTCAAAGCACTTTTTCTCACACAAATCCCATCCATTTATGAACTTTGGTGTGTCAACTAATCGGGAACTCAAGCCCCTTAAAGCGCATCAGTGCATAGACAATGTCTATTGTGCAGGCTCTATTCTTGCTCATTATGATCCTATTGCTCATGGCTGTGGCGGGGGCGTAGCAATAAGCACTGGTTTCCATGTTGCCGATGCAATCGCTGAAAGCCAGGTGTTAGCGTGTTATTTACAAAAATTAAGCCATTCACAGCAGCCCAATCAATCACCAAAGAAAGGAGCGCTAGTATGA
- a CDS encoding MIP/aquaporin family protein yields MSIKKDPALLGQCIAEFIGTGLLIFWGVGCVAALVLTGAEFGQWEVSIVWGLAVALAVYCTAGVSGAHINPAVTIALAAFHGFEKHKVLPYIASQVAGAFCAAALVYGLFSNLFVDWELANGVARDTPEALATAGIFSTYPHASLSFLGAAAVEFTITAVLMFGILAFGDSNNGGESRGAMVPLLIGLLVATIGGSLGALTGFAMNPARDFGPKLFAYFAGWDYALTGAKDIPYFIVPIFATIAGGLFGGWLYPKVIGAYLPAAGGCTSPAQCEEEAEVNDTEAHV; encoded by the coding sequence ATGAGTATAAAAAAAGATCCTGCGCTACTCGGCCAGTGTATCGCAGAGTTTATTGGTACTGGCTTGCTTATATTTTGGGGTGTCGGCTGCGTTGCGGCGTTAGTGTTAACCGGTGCTGAGTTCGGCCAATGGGAAGTGAGTATCGTATGGGGCTTAGCCGTAGCGCTTGCTGTGTACTGCACCGCAGGTGTTTCTGGTGCTCACATCAATCCAGCGGTGACCATTGCTCTTGCTGCGTTCCACGGGTTTGAAAAGCATAAGGTACTACCTTATATCGCATCGCAAGTTGCAGGTGCATTCTGCGCTGCGGCGTTGGTATATGGACTGTTCAGCAACTTGTTTGTCGACTGGGAACTTGCCAACGGCGTTGCACGAGATACACCTGAAGCACTCGCAACAGCAGGTATTTTCTCTACCTACCCTCACGCTTCTCTGTCCTTCTTAGGCGCAGCAGCGGTGGAATTTACCATCACAGCAGTTCTCATGTTCGGCATTTTAGCGTTTGGTGATAGCAATAACGGCGGCGAATCTCGCGGTGCGATGGTACCACTGTTGATTGGTTTACTTGTTGCGACAATTGGTGGTTCGCTCGGTGCACTGACCGGCTTTGCGATGAACCCTGCACGTGACTTCGGTCCTAAGCTATTTGCCTACTTTGCTGGTTGGGATTATGCACTGACGGGAGCGAAAGATATCCCATATTTCATTGTTCCTATTTTTGCCACTATCGCAGGCGGCCTATTTGGCGGCTGGCTATATCCAAAAGTGATTGGCGCTTACCTTCCTGCTGCTGGCGGTTGCACTAGCCCTGCGCAGTGCGAGGAAGAAGCTGAAGTCAACGACACGGAAGCACACGTTTAA